The Providencia rettgeri genome includes a window with the following:
- the ramA_2 gene encoding (R)-stereoselective amidase gives MKNGNVALLQLCSGNNTKHNLAQIEQQIKQLPETVELVLTPENALLFADAATYRKQAEEQGKGPLQKAISAMAKRYHVWILIGSMPMISREDPERITSSSLLFDAEGNIKARYDKIHMFDVNIEDEQGTYNESVIYQRGEHITVVDTPVGRLGMTICYDLRFPGLFQALREQGAEIISVPAAFTRYTGQAHWEPLLRARAIENQCYILAPAQVGVHGTRRTWGHSLAVDGWGKVMKKNVDAVASTVLNIKTDSLSVMREQIKVVKHNRFRPQLTSLIKKETKE, from the coding sequence ATGAAAAATGGCAACGTTGCACTTTTGCAGTTATGTAGCGGAAATAATACTAAACACAATTTGGCGCAAATCGAACAACAGATCAAACAGTTACCAGAAACTGTTGAGTTAGTACTGACACCTGAAAACGCATTGTTATTTGCAGATGCAGCGACCTATCGTAAACAAGCGGAAGAGCAAGGAAAAGGCCCTTTGCAAAAAGCGATCAGCGCAATGGCCAAACGTTATCATGTTTGGATTTTAATTGGCTCAATGCCAATGATTAGCCGTGAAGATCCCGAACGTATTACAAGTAGTAGCTTATTATTTGATGCCGAAGGAAACATTAAAGCGCGCTACGATAAAATTCATATGTTTGATGTCAATATCGAAGATGAACAAGGCACTTATAACGAATCCGTGATTTATCAGCGTGGTGAACATATTACCGTTGTTGATACGCCGGTGGGCCGCCTTGGCATGACGATTTGTTATGATTTACGCTTTCCTGGTTTATTCCAAGCATTACGTGAGCAAGGTGCAGAAATTATCTCTGTACCAGCGGCATTTACCCGTTACACCGGTCAAGCACATTGGGAGCCGTTATTACGAGCCCGTGCGATAGAAAACCAATGCTATATTTTAGCACCTGCTCAAGTCGGTGTGCACGGTACACGTCGCACGTGGGGGCATAGCCTTGCGGTTGATGGGTGGGGTAAAGTGATGAAAAAGAACGTGGATGCCGTCGCTTCTACGGTACTGAATATTAAAACAGACAGCTTGAGTGTCATGCGCGAGCAAATAAAAGTGGTAAAACACAACCGTTTTAGACCGCAATTGACATCATTGATTAAAAAAGAAACCAAAGAGTAA